A stretch of the Argentina anserina chromosome 6, drPotAnse1.1, whole genome shotgun sequence genome encodes the following:
- the LOC126797884 gene encoding uncharacterized protein LOC126797884 isoform X2: MNGSAIPPTLDISLHPLSFYGFCLSPFPRSIQSLILSLSLSLSLSTFTLSSSSSSAVLYFREQHISKKKNRGVKAEESNINPHISLEWDGTQRMVVAIRDQIGISWNDVRPYIDSTFTSYNIPADVFVVPHGIYELNNLEDVLTYEVWQTDLSENERSDLMQFLPRGSDSSDAQQIVKALLAGDYFNFGNPFLKWGTSLCSGHFHPDVILRREQCLMAEKKVYYKELQKYHNGLIAYLLNLKETYTRCEDPEKDFLQKIWRSRKDMEKYSSSHAIESRFCDLDENATPTSESGSWVAEEKACCSDNQISSLIKGRKLQNRFCDKGFPMDQNRQILLTEDDALNVRATPKKGDKLLKRNNIYNNDGAKYMSYVKVSKKQYEIVKSMKQSGRSIHFRSLNRILGNDCNILPYQVFVEEEQKNLRKHWLQLARKDLPVAYEIWMEMRLQRRKMAVSLETNMKERLESVMEDEGNDNHSMLQDELEVGNHESTVHDEEKPVPDMPQGEDFRMEGDEKSQQFTDGFECNLTDIDSEKHMCIQSDKDSEKNVITVSDHSPPNLSEYSGNLNIAHATVSQEARLCSGGDAWKAVSMPLSYHDSSANHEYASVCEFSAMLPQVNDLHQTCILDLESDLPAGNMGKDLSHKQSDNGSFNSYLNQDRNELLQSLFKGQGMLSYPLQKQAGFDFRPPNSVFMSNGQYPMHFEEQQHQSLPLELGQKRDNGVYMPQNLTESMYSDGGKYLTPRQQHLTPVNLQDWNVRSVRMPGPLQSHSSCGDTLSQYWLSSEHPVHGGWSGLDAANITSHNIGSGSAANESLFSVLSHCNQLRSGNPYHLAGSTDQFISPRSHGMMSGVTPRIGNVLPQAAHALDYLGGREAATSVMHDDMQWMNLPHQNSGLCDPMGKSFLRSWNR, translated from the exons ATGAACGGTTCCGCGATACCACCCACACTCGACATATCTCTACACCCTCTCTCTTTCTATGGTTTCTGTCTCTCTCCCTTCCCTCGTTCAATTCAATCCctaattctctctctctctctctctctctctctctctaccttCACCTtatcgtcgtcgtcgtcgtccgCCGTCCTCTATTTCAG GGAGCAACATatatcaaaaaagaagaataggGGAGTAAAAGCAGAGGAGTCAAACATTAACCCTCATATTTCTCTTGAGTGGGATGGAACTCAGAGAATGGTGGTTGCTATAAGGGATCAAATTGGCATTAGTTGGAATGATGTGCGGCCATATATTGATTCTACTTTCACCAGCTACAATATTCCGGCAGATGTTTTTGTTGTTCCGCATGGCATTTATGAACTGAATAATCTGGAAGATGTGCTTACCTACGAG GTTTGGCAGACAGATCTTTCAGAGAATGAGAGAAGTGATCTTATGCAGTTTCTTCCTAGGGGATCAGACTCATCAGATGCACAGCAAATTGTGAAAGCATTGCTTGCTGGGGATTACTTTAACTTTGGAAACCCTTTTCTTAAATG GGGTACCTCACTTTGCTCAGGTCATTTCCATCCTGATGTCATTCTTCGTCGGGAACAGTGTCTTATGGCTGAGAAGAAGGTGTACTATAAGGAGTTGCAGAAGTATCATAATGG TTTGATTGCATATTTACTGAACTTGAAGGAGACATACACCAGATGTGAGGATCCTGAAAAGGATTTTTTGCAGAAAATATGGAG GTCAAGAAAAGATATGGAGAAATACAGTTCTTCTCATGCAATTGAATCCAGATTCTGTGATCTTGATGAAAATGCCACACCTACGTCTGAGTCTGGTTCTTGGGTTGCAGAAGAGAAAGCATGCTGTAGTGATAACCAGATTTCGTCTTTGATCAAGGGCAGGAAACTTCAGAACAG GTTCTGTGACAAAGGCTTCCCAATGGACCAAAATAGACAAATATTGCTTACAGAAGATGATGCACTTAATGTAAGAGCAACCCCAAAGAAAGGAGACAAGCTACTCAAGCGTAATAATATTTACAATAATGATGGTGCTAAATACATGTCGTATGTTAAG GTTAGCAAGAAGCAGTATGAAATTGTTAAGAGCATGAAGCAGTCTGGCAGAAGCATTCATTTCAGGTCTCTTAACAGGATTTTAGGTAATGACTGTAACATACTACCTTATCAAGTCTTTGTGGAAGAAGAGCAGAAGAATTTGCGGAAGCACTG GCTGCAATTGGCAAGAAAAGATCTCCCAGTAGCTTATGAAATTTGGATGGAGATGCGTTTGCAGAGACGGAAAATGGCAGTTTCTTTGGAGACAAACATGAAGGAAAGGCTAGAGTCTGTAATGGAG GATGAAGGCAATGATAACCATAGTATGCTTCAGGATGAGCTTGAAGTGGGGAATCATGAATCTACCGTGCATGATGAAGAAAAGCCTGTACCTGATATGCCACAAGGGGAGGACTTCCGCATGGAAGGAGATGAGAAGTCTCAGCAGTTTACTGATGGGTTTGAGTGCAACCTCACAGATATAGATTCTGAAAAACATATGTGCATACAATCAGATAAGGATTCTGAGAAAAACGTCATTACAGTATCTGATCATTCTCCTCCAAACTTGTCAGAGTACTCGGGGAATCTGAACATTGCACATGCCACTGTAAGTCAGGAAGCTCGTTTGTGTTCTGGTGGAGATGCCTGGAAGGCAGTCAGCATGCCACTTTCTTACCATGATTCTTCTGCAAACCATGAATATGCATCTGTCTGTGAATTTTCGGCTATGCTTCCACAAGTTAATGACCTGCATCAGACATGCATACTAGATCTGGAATCTGATTTGCCTGCGGGAAACATGGGGAAGGATCTATCGCACAAACAATCAGATAATGGCTCCTTCAATTCTTACCTAAACCAAGATCGAAATGAATTGCTTCAGTCGCTCTTTAAGGGCCAGGGCATGTTATCCTACCCTTTGCAGAAACAGGCTGGGTTTGATTTCCGGCCACCAAACAGTGTGTTTATGAGTAACGGTCAGTATCCCATGCATTTTGAGGAGCAGCAGCACCAGTCACTGCCTCTGGAGCTGGGGCAGAAGAGAGACAATGGTGTCTACATGCCTCAAAACTTAACTGAGAGCATGTATTCTGATGGAGGTAAATACCTAACTCCGAGGCAGCAGCATCTTACTCCAGTCAATTTGCAGGATTGGAATGTCAGGAGTGTTCGGATGCCAGGACCTCTCCAATCTCACTCAAGTTGTGGAGACACGTTGAGTCAGTATTGGTTGTCTAGTGAGCATCCAGTTCATGGTGGATGGTCCGGGTTAGACGCTGCTAACATCACAAGTCACAACATTGGGAGTGGAAGTGCTGCGAATGAGAGCTTATTTAGTGTCCTATCTCATTGTAACCAATTACGTTCAGGTAACCCTTATCATTTAGCTGGCTCCACTGACCAGTTCATTTCTCCTAGGAGCCATGGAATGATGAGTGGGGTTACCCCACGGATAGGCAATGTTCTACCACAAGCAGCTCATGCACTTGATTATTTGGGTGGCCGCGAAGCAGCTACTTCCGTGATGCATGATGATATGCAATGGATGAACTTACCCCATCAGAACTCTGGTTTATGTGATCCAATGGGAAAATCATTCTTGAGGTCGTGGAACCGATGA
- the LOC126797884 gene encoding uncharacterized protein LOC126797884 isoform X1 → MNGSAIPPTLDISLHPLSFYGFCLSPFPRSIQSLILSLSLSLSLSTFTLSSSSSSAVLYFREQHISKKKNRGVKAEESNINPHISLEWDGTQRMVVAIRDQIGISWNDVRPYIDSTFTSYNIPADVFVVPHGIYELNNLEDVLTYEVWQTDLSENERSDLMQFLPRGSDSSDAQQIVKALLAGDYFNFGNPFLKWGTSLCSGHFHPDVILRREQCLMAEKKVYYKELQKYHNGLIAYLLNLKETYTRCEDPEKDFLQKIWRSRKDMEKYSSSHAIESRFCDLDENATPTSESGSWVAEEKACCSDNQISSLIKGRKLQNRFCDKGFPMDQNRQILLTEDDALNVRATPKKGDKLLKRNNIYNNDGAKYMSYVKVSKKQYEIVKSMKQSGRSIHFRSLNRILGNDCNILPYQVFVEEEQKNLRKHWLQLARKDLPVAYEIWMEMRLQRRKMAVSLETNMKERLESVMEQDEGNDNHSMLQDELEVGNHESTVHDEEKPVPDMPQGEDFRMEGDEKSQQFTDGFECNLTDIDSEKHMCIQSDKDSEKNVITVSDHSPPNLSEYSGNLNIAHATVSQEARLCSGGDAWKAVSMPLSYHDSSANHEYASVCEFSAMLPQVNDLHQTCILDLESDLPAGNMGKDLSHKQSDNGSFNSYLNQDRNELLQSLFKGQGMLSYPLQKQAGFDFRPPNSVFMSNGQYPMHFEEQQHQSLPLELGQKRDNGVYMPQNLTESMYSDGGKYLTPRQQHLTPVNLQDWNVRSVRMPGPLQSHSSCGDTLSQYWLSSEHPVHGGWSGLDAANITSHNIGSGSAANESLFSVLSHCNQLRSGNPYHLAGSTDQFISPRSHGMMSGVTPRIGNVLPQAAHALDYLGGREAATSVMHDDMQWMNLPHQNSGLCDPMGKSFLRSWNR, encoded by the exons ATGAACGGTTCCGCGATACCACCCACACTCGACATATCTCTACACCCTCTCTCTTTCTATGGTTTCTGTCTCTCTCCCTTCCCTCGTTCAATTCAATCCctaattctctctctctctctctctctctctctctctaccttCACCTtatcgtcgtcgtcgtcgtccgCCGTCCTCTATTTCAG GGAGCAACATatatcaaaaaagaagaataggGGAGTAAAAGCAGAGGAGTCAAACATTAACCCTCATATTTCTCTTGAGTGGGATGGAACTCAGAGAATGGTGGTTGCTATAAGGGATCAAATTGGCATTAGTTGGAATGATGTGCGGCCATATATTGATTCTACTTTCACCAGCTACAATATTCCGGCAGATGTTTTTGTTGTTCCGCATGGCATTTATGAACTGAATAATCTGGAAGATGTGCTTACCTACGAG GTTTGGCAGACAGATCTTTCAGAGAATGAGAGAAGTGATCTTATGCAGTTTCTTCCTAGGGGATCAGACTCATCAGATGCACAGCAAATTGTGAAAGCATTGCTTGCTGGGGATTACTTTAACTTTGGAAACCCTTTTCTTAAATG GGGTACCTCACTTTGCTCAGGTCATTTCCATCCTGATGTCATTCTTCGTCGGGAACAGTGTCTTATGGCTGAGAAGAAGGTGTACTATAAGGAGTTGCAGAAGTATCATAATGG TTTGATTGCATATTTACTGAACTTGAAGGAGACATACACCAGATGTGAGGATCCTGAAAAGGATTTTTTGCAGAAAATATGGAG GTCAAGAAAAGATATGGAGAAATACAGTTCTTCTCATGCAATTGAATCCAGATTCTGTGATCTTGATGAAAATGCCACACCTACGTCTGAGTCTGGTTCTTGGGTTGCAGAAGAGAAAGCATGCTGTAGTGATAACCAGATTTCGTCTTTGATCAAGGGCAGGAAACTTCAGAACAG GTTCTGTGACAAAGGCTTCCCAATGGACCAAAATAGACAAATATTGCTTACAGAAGATGATGCACTTAATGTAAGAGCAACCCCAAAGAAAGGAGACAAGCTACTCAAGCGTAATAATATTTACAATAATGATGGTGCTAAATACATGTCGTATGTTAAG GTTAGCAAGAAGCAGTATGAAATTGTTAAGAGCATGAAGCAGTCTGGCAGAAGCATTCATTTCAGGTCTCTTAACAGGATTTTAGGTAATGACTGTAACATACTACCTTATCAAGTCTTTGTGGAAGAAGAGCAGAAGAATTTGCGGAAGCACTG GCTGCAATTGGCAAGAAAAGATCTCCCAGTAGCTTATGAAATTTGGATGGAGATGCGTTTGCAGAGACGGAAAATGGCAGTTTCTTTGGAGACAAACATGAAGGAAAGGCTAGAGTCTGTAATGGAG CAGGATGAAGGCAATGATAACCATAGTATGCTTCAGGATGAGCTTGAAGTGGGGAATCATGAATCTACCGTGCATGATGAAGAAAAGCCTGTACCTGATATGCCACAAGGGGAGGACTTCCGCATGGAAGGAGATGAGAAGTCTCAGCAGTTTACTGATGGGTTTGAGTGCAACCTCACAGATATAGATTCTGAAAAACATATGTGCATACAATCAGATAAGGATTCTGAGAAAAACGTCATTACAGTATCTGATCATTCTCCTCCAAACTTGTCAGAGTACTCGGGGAATCTGAACATTGCACATGCCACTGTAAGTCAGGAAGCTCGTTTGTGTTCTGGTGGAGATGCCTGGAAGGCAGTCAGCATGCCACTTTCTTACCATGATTCTTCTGCAAACCATGAATATGCATCTGTCTGTGAATTTTCGGCTATGCTTCCACAAGTTAATGACCTGCATCAGACATGCATACTAGATCTGGAATCTGATTTGCCTGCGGGAAACATGGGGAAGGATCTATCGCACAAACAATCAGATAATGGCTCCTTCAATTCTTACCTAAACCAAGATCGAAATGAATTGCTTCAGTCGCTCTTTAAGGGCCAGGGCATGTTATCCTACCCTTTGCAGAAACAGGCTGGGTTTGATTTCCGGCCACCAAACAGTGTGTTTATGAGTAACGGTCAGTATCCCATGCATTTTGAGGAGCAGCAGCACCAGTCACTGCCTCTGGAGCTGGGGCAGAAGAGAGACAATGGTGTCTACATGCCTCAAAACTTAACTGAGAGCATGTATTCTGATGGAGGTAAATACCTAACTCCGAGGCAGCAGCATCTTACTCCAGTCAATTTGCAGGATTGGAATGTCAGGAGTGTTCGGATGCCAGGACCTCTCCAATCTCACTCAAGTTGTGGAGACACGTTGAGTCAGTATTGGTTGTCTAGTGAGCATCCAGTTCATGGTGGATGGTCCGGGTTAGACGCTGCTAACATCACAAGTCACAACATTGGGAGTGGAAGTGCTGCGAATGAGAGCTTATTTAGTGTCCTATCTCATTGTAACCAATTACGTTCAGGTAACCCTTATCATTTAGCTGGCTCCACTGACCAGTTCATTTCTCCTAGGAGCCATGGAATGATGAGTGGGGTTACCCCACGGATAGGCAATGTTCTACCACAAGCAGCTCATGCACTTGATTATTTGGGTGGCCGCGAAGCAGCTACTTCCGTGATGCATGATGATATGCAATGGATGAACTTACCCCATCAGAACTCTGGTTTATGTGATCCAATGGGAAAATCATTCTTGAGGTCGTGGAACCGATGA
- the LOC126797884 gene encoding uncharacterized protein LOC126797884 isoform X3 has protein sequence MAADQRRKRLNGATIVGSNSREQHISKKKNRGVKAEESNINPHISLEWDGTQRMVVAIRDQIGISWNDVRPYIDSTFTSYNIPADVFVVPHGIYELNNLEDVLTYEVWQTDLSENERSDLMQFLPRGSDSSDAQQIVKALLAGDYFNFGNPFLKWGTSLCSGHFHPDVILRREQCLMAEKKVYYKELQKYHNGLIAYLLNLKETYTRCEDPEKDFLQKIWRSRKDMEKYSSSHAIESRFCDLDENATPTSESGSWVAEEKACCSDNQISSLIKGRKLQNRFCDKGFPMDQNRQILLTEDDALNVRATPKKGDKLLKRNNIYNNDGAKYMSYVKVSKKQYEIVKSMKQSGRSIHFRSLNRILGNDCNILPYQVFVEEEQKNLRKHWLQLARKDLPVAYEIWMEMRLQRRKMAVSLETNMKERLESVMEQDEGNDNHSMLQDELEVGNHESTVHDEEKPVPDMPQGEDFRMEGDEKSQQFTDGFECNLTDIDSEKHMCIQSDKDSEKNVITVSDHSPPNLSEYSGNLNIAHATVSQEARLCSGGDAWKAVSMPLSYHDSSANHEYASVCEFSAMLPQVNDLHQTCILDLESDLPAGNMGKDLSHKQSDNGSFNSYLNQDRNELLQSLFKGQGMLSYPLQKQAGFDFRPPNSVFMSNGQYPMHFEEQQHQSLPLELGQKRDNGVYMPQNLTESMYSDGGKYLTPRQQHLTPVNLQDWNVRSVRMPGPLQSHSSCGDTLSQYWLSSEHPVHGGWSGLDAANITSHNIGSGSAANESLFSVLSHCNQLRSGNPYHLAGSTDQFISPRSHGMMSGVTPRIGNVLPQAAHALDYLGGREAATSVMHDDMQWMNLPHQNSGLCDPMGKSFLRSWNR, from the exons ATGGCGGCCGATCAACGGAGAAAAAGATTAAATGGTGCTACCATTGTTGGTTCCAATTCTAGGGAGCAACATatatcaaaaaagaagaataggGGAGTAAAAGCAGAGGAGTCAAACATTAACCCTCATATTTCTCTTGAGTGGGATGGAACTCAGAGAATGGTGGTTGCTATAAGGGATCAAATTGGCATTAGTTGGAATGATGTGCGGCCATATATTGATTCTACTTTCACCAGCTACAATATTCCGGCAGATGTTTTTGTTGTTCCGCATGGCATTTATGAACTGAATAATCTGGAAGATGTGCTTACCTACGAG GTTTGGCAGACAGATCTTTCAGAGAATGAGAGAAGTGATCTTATGCAGTTTCTTCCTAGGGGATCAGACTCATCAGATGCACAGCAAATTGTGAAAGCATTGCTTGCTGGGGATTACTTTAACTTTGGAAACCCTTTTCTTAAATG GGGTACCTCACTTTGCTCAGGTCATTTCCATCCTGATGTCATTCTTCGTCGGGAACAGTGTCTTATGGCTGAGAAGAAGGTGTACTATAAGGAGTTGCAGAAGTATCATAATGG TTTGATTGCATATTTACTGAACTTGAAGGAGACATACACCAGATGTGAGGATCCTGAAAAGGATTTTTTGCAGAAAATATGGAG GTCAAGAAAAGATATGGAGAAATACAGTTCTTCTCATGCAATTGAATCCAGATTCTGTGATCTTGATGAAAATGCCACACCTACGTCTGAGTCTGGTTCTTGGGTTGCAGAAGAGAAAGCATGCTGTAGTGATAACCAGATTTCGTCTTTGATCAAGGGCAGGAAACTTCAGAACAG GTTCTGTGACAAAGGCTTCCCAATGGACCAAAATAGACAAATATTGCTTACAGAAGATGATGCACTTAATGTAAGAGCAACCCCAAAGAAAGGAGACAAGCTACTCAAGCGTAATAATATTTACAATAATGATGGTGCTAAATACATGTCGTATGTTAAG GTTAGCAAGAAGCAGTATGAAATTGTTAAGAGCATGAAGCAGTCTGGCAGAAGCATTCATTTCAGGTCTCTTAACAGGATTTTAGGTAATGACTGTAACATACTACCTTATCAAGTCTTTGTGGAAGAAGAGCAGAAGAATTTGCGGAAGCACTG GCTGCAATTGGCAAGAAAAGATCTCCCAGTAGCTTATGAAATTTGGATGGAGATGCGTTTGCAGAGACGGAAAATGGCAGTTTCTTTGGAGACAAACATGAAGGAAAGGCTAGAGTCTGTAATGGAG CAGGATGAAGGCAATGATAACCATAGTATGCTTCAGGATGAGCTTGAAGTGGGGAATCATGAATCTACCGTGCATGATGAAGAAAAGCCTGTACCTGATATGCCACAAGGGGAGGACTTCCGCATGGAAGGAGATGAGAAGTCTCAGCAGTTTACTGATGGGTTTGAGTGCAACCTCACAGATATAGATTCTGAAAAACATATGTGCATACAATCAGATAAGGATTCTGAGAAAAACGTCATTACAGTATCTGATCATTCTCCTCCAAACTTGTCAGAGTACTCGGGGAATCTGAACATTGCACATGCCACTGTAAGTCAGGAAGCTCGTTTGTGTTCTGGTGGAGATGCCTGGAAGGCAGTCAGCATGCCACTTTCTTACCATGATTCTTCTGCAAACCATGAATATGCATCTGTCTGTGAATTTTCGGCTATGCTTCCACAAGTTAATGACCTGCATCAGACATGCATACTAGATCTGGAATCTGATTTGCCTGCGGGAAACATGGGGAAGGATCTATCGCACAAACAATCAGATAATGGCTCCTTCAATTCTTACCTAAACCAAGATCGAAATGAATTGCTTCAGTCGCTCTTTAAGGGCCAGGGCATGTTATCCTACCCTTTGCAGAAACAGGCTGGGTTTGATTTCCGGCCACCAAACAGTGTGTTTATGAGTAACGGTCAGTATCCCATGCATTTTGAGGAGCAGCAGCACCAGTCACTGCCTCTGGAGCTGGGGCAGAAGAGAGACAATGGTGTCTACATGCCTCAAAACTTAACTGAGAGCATGTATTCTGATGGAGGTAAATACCTAACTCCGAGGCAGCAGCATCTTACTCCAGTCAATTTGCAGGATTGGAATGTCAGGAGTGTTCGGATGCCAGGACCTCTCCAATCTCACTCAAGTTGTGGAGACACGTTGAGTCAGTATTGGTTGTCTAGTGAGCATCCAGTTCATGGTGGATGGTCCGGGTTAGACGCTGCTAACATCACAAGTCACAACATTGGGAGTGGAAGTGCTGCGAATGAGAGCTTATTTAGTGTCCTATCTCATTGTAACCAATTACGTTCAGGTAACCCTTATCATTTAGCTGGCTCCACTGACCAGTTCATTTCTCCTAGGAGCCATGGAATGATGAGTGGGGTTACCCCACGGATAGGCAATGTTCTACCACAAGCAGCTCATGCACTTGATTATTTGGGTGGCCGCGAAGCAGCTACTTCCGTGATGCATGATGATATGCAATGGATGAACTTACCCCATCAGAACTCTGGTTTATGTGATCCAATGGGAAAATCATTCTTGAGGTCGTGGAACCGATGA
- the LOC126797539 gene encoding uncharacterized protein LOC126797539 isoform X1, with the protein MGKPKKDIIRLEKESVIAIPRKRLVSELGMTMKSKERREAFDLLCDRIEYTVRAWHHLRFDMMMFLYSYFDPVKLTQKSHQDSIKEIGSAVYVFEQRFLKYLFQVMEKSNFRIADNEEIELANSGQYLLRLPIVVDESKLDNKLLKKYFEDHPTENIPEFSDKYVIFRRGIGLDKKTDWFFMEKVDMIIARFWKYLLQMTKLDIFFFKPPHQKRDSESDTDEDDFFVERIRLENMELSFQNLFLKNTIQEPTFERIIVLYRQATTGDSPEWGIHIKHFKNIPMADLEIVLPEKKMPGLTPMDWLSFIGSAVVGLVAVFTSIETSKVDLWVVFAILSTLIGYCAKTYFSFQQNLAEYQNLITQSMYEQQLDSGRGTLLHLCDDVIQQEVKEVIIAFFVLTKIGKSTLPDLDDQCEKLIKEMFNEEINFDVDDAIQKLEKLGIVTKDSEGLYSSVGIKGANEIIGPTTEEAVVKLEAKEFVTTPAEREQMFADIGKWKPPEQEAAK; encoded by the exons atgGGGAAGCCCAAGAAAGATATCATTCGTTTAGAGAAAGAATCTGTGATTGCAATTCCCAGGAAGAGACTCGTCAGCGAACTCGGAATGA CAATGAAATCAAAGGAGCGCAGGGAGGCCTTCGATTTGCTTTGCGACAGGATTGAGTACACTGTTCGGGCTTGGCATCATTTAAGATTTGATATGATGATG TTTCTGTACTCCTATTTTGATCCTGTCAAACTAACCCAAAAGTCGCATCAAGATTCAATAAAAGAGATCGGAAGTGCCGTTTATGTGTTTGAACAAAGGTTCCTCAAGTACTTATTTCAG GTGATGGAAAAGAGTAATTTTAGGATTGCAGATAATGAAGAAATTGAGCTTGCGAATTCAGGGCAGTATCTTCTACGTCTTCCCATCGTGGTCGATGAGTCTAAG CTTGACAATAAACTTTTGAAGAAATATTTTGAAGATCATCCTACTGAAAACATTCCAGAGTTCTCTGATAAG TATGTCATCTTCCGACGTGGAATTGGACTTGATAAGAAAACTGATTGGTTTTTTATGGAGAAGGTGGATATGATCATCGCACGTTTTTGGAAATATCTATTACAAATGACTAA GTTAgacatatttttctttaaaccACCACATCAGAAGAGGGATTCAGAGTCTGATACAGATGAAGATGACTTCTTTGTTGAACGAATTCGTTTAGAAAACATGGAACTAAG CTTTCAAAATTTGTTCCTTAAGAACACAATCCAGGAACCAACTTTTGAGAGGATTATCGTTCTTTACAG GCAAGCTACTACCGGGGATAGTCCAGAATGGGGAATACACATTAAACATTTCAAAAATATCCCAATGGCTGATTTGGAGATAGTTCTT CCTGAAAAGAAGATGCCAGGTTTAACACCAATGGACTGGCTCTCGTTCATAGGCTCTGCTGTAGTTGGTCTG GTTGCTGTTTTTACTTCTATTGAAACATCTAAAGTCGATTTATGGGTTGTTTTTGCAATTCTTTCCACTTTGATCGGTTACTGTGCTAAGACATATTTCAG TTTTCAGCAGAACTTAGCTGAATatcaaaatttgataactcagtCCATGTACGAACAACAACTAGATAGCGGAAGGGGAACTCTTCTTCACTTGTGTGATGACGTGATTCAACAGGAA GTCAAGGAAGTAATAATTGCGTTCTTTGTGCTAACTAAAATAGGGAAATCTACGTTACCG GATCTGGACGACCAGTGTGAGAAGCTGATAAAAGAAATGTTTAATGAAGAAATCAATTTTGATGTGGACGATGCAATTCAGAAGCTAGAGAAATTGGGAATTGTTACAAAG GATAGCGAGGGACTGTACAGCAGTGTTGGGATTAAAGGTGCTAACGAGATCATTGGCCCCACCACTGAGGAGGCTGTCGTCAAACTCGAGGCAAAGGAATTTGTTACGACTCCTGCAGAGCGGGAACAAATGTTTGCAGATATAGGTAAATGGAAACCCCCTGAACAGGAGGCAGCCAAATAG
- the LOC126797539 gene encoding uncharacterized protein LOC126797539 isoform X2 encodes MGKPKKDIIRLEKESVIAIPRKRLVSELGMTMKSKERREAFDLLCDRIEYTVRAWHHLRFDMMMVMEKSNFRIADNEEIELANSGQYLLRLPIVVDESKLDNKLLKKYFEDHPTENIPEFSDKYVIFRRGIGLDKKTDWFFMEKVDMIIARFWKYLLQMTKLDIFFFKPPHQKRDSESDTDEDDFFVERIRLENMELSFQNLFLKNTIQEPTFERIIVLYRQATTGDSPEWGIHIKHFKNIPMADLEIVLPEKKMPGLTPMDWLSFIGSAVVGLVAVFTSIETSKVDLWVVFAILSTLIGYCAKTYFSFQQNLAEYQNLITQSMYEQQLDSGRGTLLHLCDDVIQQEVKEVIIAFFVLTKIGKSTLPDLDDQCEKLIKEMFNEEINFDVDDAIQKLEKLGIVTKDSEGLYSSVGIKGANEIIGPTTEEAVVKLEAKEFVTTPAEREQMFADIGKWKPPEQEAAK; translated from the exons atgGGGAAGCCCAAGAAAGATATCATTCGTTTAGAGAAAGAATCTGTGATTGCAATTCCCAGGAAGAGACTCGTCAGCGAACTCGGAATGA CAATGAAATCAAAGGAGCGCAGGGAGGCCTTCGATTTGCTTTGCGACAGGATTGAGTACACTGTTCGGGCTTGGCATCATTTAAGATTTGATATGATGATG GTGATGGAAAAGAGTAATTTTAGGATTGCAGATAATGAAGAAATTGAGCTTGCGAATTCAGGGCAGTATCTTCTACGTCTTCCCATCGTGGTCGATGAGTCTAAG CTTGACAATAAACTTTTGAAGAAATATTTTGAAGATCATCCTACTGAAAACATTCCAGAGTTCTCTGATAAG TATGTCATCTTCCGACGTGGAATTGGACTTGATAAGAAAACTGATTGGTTTTTTATGGAGAAGGTGGATATGATCATCGCACGTTTTTGGAAATATCTATTACAAATGACTAA GTTAgacatatttttctttaaaccACCACATCAGAAGAGGGATTCAGAGTCTGATACAGATGAAGATGACTTCTTTGTTGAACGAATTCGTTTAGAAAACATGGAACTAAG CTTTCAAAATTTGTTCCTTAAGAACACAATCCAGGAACCAACTTTTGAGAGGATTATCGTTCTTTACAG GCAAGCTACTACCGGGGATAGTCCAGAATGGGGAATACACATTAAACATTTCAAAAATATCCCAATGGCTGATTTGGAGATAGTTCTT CCTGAAAAGAAGATGCCAGGTTTAACACCAATGGACTGGCTCTCGTTCATAGGCTCTGCTGTAGTTGGTCTG GTTGCTGTTTTTACTTCTATTGAAACATCTAAAGTCGATTTATGGGTTGTTTTTGCAATTCTTTCCACTTTGATCGGTTACTGTGCTAAGACATATTTCAG TTTTCAGCAGAACTTAGCTGAATatcaaaatttgataactcagtCCATGTACGAACAACAACTAGATAGCGGAAGGGGAACTCTTCTTCACTTGTGTGATGACGTGATTCAACAGGAA GTCAAGGAAGTAATAATTGCGTTCTTTGTGCTAACTAAAATAGGGAAATCTACGTTACCG GATCTGGACGACCAGTGTGAGAAGCTGATAAAAGAAATGTTTAATGAAGAAATCAATTTTGATGTGGACGATGCAATTCAGAAGCTAGAGAAATTGGGAATTGTTACAAAG GATAGCGAGGGACTGTACAGCAGTGTTGGGATTAAAGGTGCTAACGAGATCATTGGCCCCACCACTGAGGAGGCTGTCGTCAAACTCGAGGCAAAGGAATTTGTTACGACTCCTGCAGAGCGGGAACAAATGTTTGCAGATATAGGTAAATGGAAACCCCCTGAACAGGAGGCAGCCAAATAG